A stretch of Kyrpidia spormannii DNA encodes these proteins:
- a CDS encoding Na/Pi cotransporter family protein produces the protein MYAWFGLFAGLVGFLGGMWTLRHGLEPLAASHLPALLNRLVKTPFRGLITGTVVTAVLQSSGAVTVITIGLVAAGTLAFPDSIGIILGANIGTCVTTQIIALQLDALVLPCLVAGVFLALTSRRLWHHIGITLIGFGMIFMALKLMSLSLQPIGRSDWFRRLLLESSNNPWLAVLSGTVLTALVQSSSATTALTIALASQGLVDLPGAVGIVIGNNVGSCITSVLASIGAPTAAKRVAAAHVLLNVLGAAAFMPILPYFTAFIQHTGGTPALQVANAHTFFNIISSIAVLPVARPYADLIEWLIPDRKTPGH, from the coding sequence ATGTATGCCTGGTTTGGACTTTTCGCGGGTTTAGTGGGATTTCTCGGCGGGATGTGGACACTGCGCCACGGCCTTGAGCCCCTTGCCGCCAGCCACCTGCCCGCCCTGCTCAATCGACTGGTAAAAACGCCTTTTCGCGGGCTCATCACCGGCACTGTCGTCACGGCCGTCCTCCAAAGTTCCGGAGCGGTCACCGTGATCACCATCGGATTGGTGGCGGCCGGGACCCTGGCCTTTCCGGACAGTATCGGGATCATCCTGGGCGCCAATATCGGCACTTGTGTGACGACCCAGATCATCGCCCTCCAACTGGATGCGCTGGTGCTCCCCTGCCTGGTGGCCGGCGTCTTCCTGGCTCTGACCTCCCGGCGGCTTTGGCACCACATCGGCATCACCCTCATCGGGTTTGGGATGATTTTCATGGCCCTCAAACTCATGAGCCTGTCTTTGCAGCCCATTGGCCGATCCGACTGGTTTCGCCGACTGCTCTTGGAATCGTCGAACAACCCCTGGTTGGCCGTCCTCAGCGGCACCGTGCTCACCGCCTTGGTTCAGAGCAGCAGCGCCACCACCGCCCTCACCATCGCCCTAGCCAGCCAGGGGCTTGTGGATCTTCCCGGCGCCGTGGGCATCGTCATCGGCAACAACGTGGGATCCTGCATCACCTCGGTGCTGGCCTCCATCGGCGCCCCCACGGCGGCAAAACGAGTGGCGGCCGCTCACGTCCTGTTAAACGTTTTGGGAGCAGCCGCCTTTATGCCCATTCTTCCATATTTTACGGCTTTCATCCAACACACCGGCGGCACGCCGGCTCTGCAGGTGGCCAACGCCCACACTTTCTTTAACATCATCAGTTCCATCGCGGTCCTGCCCGTGGCCCGGCCGTACGCCGACCTGATCGAATGGCTGATTCCCGATCGAAAAACCCCCGGTCATTGA
- a CDS encoding NUDIX hydrolase, with translation MEMAAGGVVVRQKGGAWEILIIDDRFGHVSLPKGHQDPGETLEQTALREIEEETGVQGEILGAIGTVRYPYTRPDGQSGEKEVHYYLVKARSEVIRPQQEEIAGARWVEAQEALRLQREKGYPNNTPIFEAALRSLDNARGASQ, from the coding sequence ATGGAGATGGCGGCGGGAGGCGTGGTGGTGCGGCAAAAGGGCGGGGCGTGGGAGATTTTGATCATCGATGACCGATTTGGCCATGTCTCGCTTCCCAAGGGTCATCAAGATCCGGGGGAAACCCTGGAGCAAACGGCTCTGCGGGAGATCGAAGAAGAAACCGGGGTCCAGGGCGAAATCCTGGGAGCCATCGGCACGGTGAGATATCCTTACACTCGGCCGGACGGACAATCGGGGGAAAAAGAGGTGCACTACTACCTCGTGAAGGCGCGGTCCGAGGTGATTCGCCCCCAGCAGGAGGAGATCGCCGGGGCCCGGTGGGTGGAGGCCCAAGAGGCCCTGCGGTTGCAGCGGGAGAAGGGCTACCCCAACAATACCCCGATTTTTGAAGCGGCGCTTCGAAGCCTGGACAACGCCCGAGGAGCTTCTCAATGA
- the mtaB gene encoding tRNA (N(6)-L-threonylcarbamoyladenosine(37)-C(2))-methylthiotransferase MtaB, protein MNRVAFHTLGCKVNAYDTEAIRHLFRNAGYTEVPFEDEADVYVINTCSVTNVGDRKSRQIIRRAIRRSPEATIVVTGCYAQVAPGEVAAIPGVDLVMGNDGRGRIVEWVERVREERRPYQVVSNVRRVRDFEELDVPDFADRARATLKIQDGCNNFCSFCLIPFSRGFIRSRKPENVLHQARRLAEAGYREIVLTGIHTGGYGADLEGYTLTDLLVDLERELEDSVRIRISSIEASQVDERMLNVLEGSKQICRHLHIPLQSGDDEVLRRMRRKYTVAEYAEKIHRIREVLPEVAVTTDVIVGFPGEAEEQFDNTRRLIEELKFSQLHVFPYSPRRGTAAARYPNPVPAEVKEERVRQLVRLSKELTLAYASRFVGRVLPVVVESSFDDRRAEDGKMLFTGHADNYLEMVFAADPSMVGQLVEVRLEDPGAERSFGSVVRQISFAPQEDQELVRADRRGETTGGIFPIALEG, encoded by the coding sequence GTGAACCGGGTCGCTTTTCACACACTGGGATGCAAAGTGAATGCCTACGACACCGAAGCGATCCGGCACCTGTTTCGCAATGCCGGATATACCGAGGTCCCCTTCGAAGATGAAGCGGACGTGTATGTGATCAACACCTGTTCGGTGACCAACGTCGGAGACCGAAAGTCCCGCCAGATCATTCGCCGGGCTATCCGAAGAAGTCCGGAAGCCACTATCGTCGTGACCGGATGTTATGCCCAGGTGGCGCCGGGGGAAGTGGCGGCCATCCCCGGAGTGGATTTGGTGATGGGCAATGACGGACGGGGGCGGATCGTCGAATGGGTGGAGAGGGTGCGGGAGGAGCGCCGGCCCTACCAGGTGGTTTCCAACGTTCGTCGGGTCCGGGATTTTGAAGAACTCGACGTTCCAGATTTTGCCGACCGAGCCCGGGCGACCTTAAAGATTCAAGATGGGTGCAACAACTTCTGCTCCTTCTGCCTCATTCCATTTTCCCGGGGATTCATCCGGAGCCGAAAGCCGGAGAATGTCCTCCACCAAGCCCGGCGCCTGGCCGAAGCGGGGTACCGGGAGATCGTCCTCACCGGTATTCACACCGGGGGTTACGGGGCGGATTTGGAGGGCTACACCCTGACGGATCTTCTGGTGGACCTGGAGCGCGAGTTGGAGGATTCCGTTCGAATCCGCATCAGTTCTATTGAAGCGAGCCAGGTTGACGAACGTATGCTCAACGTGCTTGAGGGTTCCAAGCAGATTTGCCGTCATCTTCACATTCCCCTTCAGTCCGGCGATGACGAGGTCCTTCGTCGGATGCGGCGCAAATATACAGTGGCCGAGTACGCCGAGAAGATTCACCGGATTCGGGAGGTGCTCCCGGAGGTGGCGGTGACCACCGATGTTATTGTGGGATTCCCGGGGGAGGCGGAGGAACAATTTGACAACACCCGGCGTTTGATTGAAGAACTAAAGTTTAGCCAGCTTCACGTGTTCCCGTATTCACCCCGGCGCGGCACCGCGGCGGCGCGCTATCCGAATCCAGTCCCCGCCGAGGTGAAAGAAGAACGGGTCCGGCAGTTGGTGCGTCTGTCGAAAGAGCTGACCCTGGCTTATGCCTCGCGGTTTGTGGGCAGGGTTCTGCCAGTGGTGGTGGAGAGTTCGTTTGACGACCGGCGGGCGGAGGATGGGAAAATGCTTTTTACCGGCCATGCGGACAATTATCTGGAGATGGTTTTTGCGGCCGACCCGTCGATGGTGGGCCAACTGGTGGAGGTGCGCCTGGAAGATCCCGGGGCCGAGCGGTCCTTCGGCTCCGTGGTCCGGCAGATCAGTTTCGCCCCGCAGGAGGATCAGGAACTTGTCCGGGCTGACCGGCGGGGTGAGACAACCGGAGGTATTTTTCCCATCGCCCTGGAAGGTTAA
- a CDS encoding 16S rRNA (uracil(1498)-N(3))-methyltransferase produces the protein MQRYLVPPSCFVGDTAVLRGEDAHHIARVMRMVPGDRVEVGDGSGTVWTAVIELVGAGEVHLSLENPLEEDGEARMELVLLQGLPKHDKMDLIVQKATELGVARVIPVAAARSVVRYQTEQQIRRLQRWRRIAKEAAEQAKRSRIPEIVQPVSAAEAWQLASQADVALLLDESRRGRPLATALAGQPGVGRIAFAVGPEGGWDPGEVEEAASLGVEPVHLGPRILRTETAGIAAAAAILYHYGEWGR, from the coding sequence GTGCAGCGATATCTCGTACCGCCTTCTTGTTTTGTTGGCGATACGGCCGTTCTCCGGGGCGAAGACGCGCACCACATTGCCCGGGTGATGCGCATGGTTCCGGGAGACCGGGTGGAGGTGGGGGACGGTTCGGGCACCGTGTGGACGGCTGTCATCGAGTTGGTCGGGGCCGGGGAAGTCCACCTGAGCCTGGAAAACCCCCTGGAAGAAGATGGGGAAGCTCGGATGGAACTCGTGCTTCTGCAAGGGCTTCCCAAACATGATAAAATGGATCTTATCGTACAGAAGGCGACTGAGCTGGGCGTGGCCCGGGTGATTCCGGTGGCCGCGGCCCGGTCTGTGGTTCGGTACCAAACGGAACAGCAAATTCGGCGGCTCCAGCGGTGGCGGCGCATTGCCAAAGAAGCGGCCGAGCAGGCCAAGCGTTCCCGCATACCGGAGATTGTGCAGCCAGTATCTGCCGCTGAGGCATGGCAATTGGCTTCCCAGGCGGACGTGGCTCTTCTCCTCGATGAGAGCCGGCGGGGACGCCCCCTGGCGACAGCCTTGGCCGGACAGCCGGGGGTGGGCCGGATCGCGTTTGCGGTGGGGCCCGAGGGCGGCTGGGACCCCGGGGAGGTTGAAGAAGCGGCCTCCCTGGGGGTGGAGCCCGTGCATCTCGGGCCCAGGATTCTACGCACCGAGACGGCGGGGATCGCCGCCGCCGCGGCGATTTTGTACCATTATGGTGAGTGGGGGAGGTGA
- a CDS encoding IclR family transcriptional regulator — MDEKYIIPSVDQAAKILQLLSRVQHRHKTFGEICDTLGIPKTTCLRLLRTLSMHGLVWYDQKRHTYSLGPALVVLGARAEEALDYLQLARDTVSRIAEETGLTTVAAQRLRRNRLTYVAKADSHGEVHVTVSLGQQFPIDRGSFGKCFCAYMDDDDLKDVAAARYSPEFLDELADIRRKGFAVSREEQVKGINGVAAPVFDSGGQVLLAVACLGIAQELTTERMTDCAHVLVEHTQRLTREIGGSAPEMEPGTAGS; from the coding sequence GTGGACGAAAAATACATCATCCCGTCGGTGGATCAGGCGGCGAAGATTTTGCAACTGCTCAGCCGGGTCCAGCACCGGCACAAAACTTTCGGAGAGATTTGTGACACTCTCGGCATCCCGAAAACGACCTGTTTACGACTGCTGCGGACCCTTTCCATGCACGGGCTGGTCTGGTACGATCAAAAACGGCACACGTACAGTTTGGGGCCGGCGCTTGTGGTCCTCGGGGCCCGGGCGGAGGAGGCCTTGGATTATCTGCAGCTGGCCCGGGACACCGTCTCCAGGATTGCGGAGGAGACGGGCCTCACCACGGTGGCGGCCCAGCGATTGCGGCGCAATCGCCTGACCTATGTGGCGAAGGCGGACAGTCACGGTGAGGTCCACGTGACCGTCTCCTTGGGTCAGCAGTTCCCCATTGACCGAGGGTCTTTTGGAAAATGTTTTTGCGCCTACATGGATGACGATGATCTGAAGGATGTGGCGGCGGCCCGGTACAGCCCGGAGTTTCTCGATGAGCTGGCCGACATTCGACGCAAAGGGTTCGCCGTGAGCCGGGAAGAACAGGTGAAGGGCATCAACGGCGTTGCGGCACCGGTGTTCGATTCCGGCGGTCAGGTGCTGTTGGCGGTGGCGTGTCTGGGGATCGCACAGGAATTGACGACGGAGCGGATGACCGATTGTGCCCATGTGCTCGTAGAGCACACCCAGCGGTTGACCCGAGAGATCGGTGGATCCGCTCCAGAGATGGAACCCGGCACCGCCGGAAGTTGA
- a CDS encoding acyl-CoA dehydrogenase family protein, with product MDVQLSKEIEQFRQVVRGFVNEVVEPAAAVIEEEDRIPEELVQQAKQLGLFGLSIPEDYGGLGLNMTEKCAILEELGKTHNGFTSLIGAHTGIGSVGIIELGNEEQRRRFLPAMAAGDKIGAFALSEPEAGSNAANLRTVAVRKGDRYILNGMKHFITNGPEADVVTVMAVTDPSKGIRGITSFLVEADFAGFRKGPADRKMGLRGSHTCQLFFEDCEVPVENRLGEEGEGYVNALKILTNGRASLGARCLGSCEKLLALSTEHALQRVQFGKPIIENQAVAHMLADMAVEVETLKSLLYRVTAMVDRGEKTIKESAIVKLYASEVYNRIADRAVQIFGGMGYMREMPVERFYRDARITRIYEGTSEIQRNIIAAQLKREYGGT from the coding sequence GTGGATGTGCAGTTGTCAAAGGAGATCGAGCAATTCAGGCAAGTGGTTCGGGGGTTTGTCAACGAGGTCGTGGAACCGGCGGCGGCCGTCATCGAGGAGGAGGACCGCATCCCGGAAGAGTTGGTGCAGCAAGCCAAGCAGTTGGGCCTTTTTGGGTTGTCCATTCCCGAGGATTACGGCGGCCTTGGTCTGAACATGACCGAAAAATGCGCGATCCTCGAGGAATTGGGCAAGACCCATAACGGGTTTACCAGCCTCATCGGGGCTCACACGGGGATCGGCAGCGTCGGCATTATCGAACTTGGCAATGAGGAGCAACGCCGGCGATTTTTGCCGGCCATGGCGGCCGGGGATAAAATCGGGGCTTTCGCCCTCTCGGAACCCGAAGCGGGTTCCAACGCTGCGAATTTGCGAACCGTGGCCGTCCGCAAGGGAGACCGCTACATTCTGAATGGCATGAAACATTTTATCACCAACGGACCTGAAGCGGACGTGGTGACGGTCATGGCGGTGACAGATCCTTCTAAAGGGATCCGCGGGATCACATCCTTCTTGGTCGAGGCGGATTTTGCCGGATTTCGCAAAGGGCCTGCGGACCGCAAAATGGGTCTGCGGGGTTCCCACACCTGCCAACTGTTTTTTGAGGATTGCGAGGTACCGGTGGAGAATCGGCTGGGCGAGGAAGGGGAAGGGTATGTCAATGCTTTGAAAATCCTCACGAACGGCCGGGCGTCTCTCGGGGCGAGGTGTCTAGGATCCTGTGAGAAACTGCTGGCGTTGTCCACCGAACATGCCCTACAGCGGGTACAGTTCGGCAAACCGATTATCGAAAATCAGGCGGTGGCCCATATGCTCGCCGACATGGCCGTGGAGGTGGAAACCCTGAAAAGCTTGTTGTACCGGGTGACCGCCATGGTGGACCGGGGGGAGAAAACGATCAAAGAGTCGGCCATTGTCAAGCTGTACGCTTCGGAGGTCTACAACCGCATCGCCGACCGGGCCGTGCAAATTTTTGGCGGGATGGGATACATGCGGGAGATGCCGGTGGAACGGTTTTACCGGGATGCCCGGATTACCCGCATCTATGAGGGGACGTCGGAGATCCAGCGAAACATCATTGCGGCGCAGTTGAAGCGCGAATACGGCGGGACATGA
- a CDS encoding 3-hydroxyacyl-CoA dehydrogenase family protein: MREVKRIGVVGTGVMGQGIAYQAAVSGFETWMYDARPEALEKALEQIAALVKRQKEKGFLRDEPGDVLGRLRTARSLGELSECDFVIEAVTEDLAVKHSVFRELDGVCAPDVVLATNTSAKSITEIAAAAAMPERVVGMHFFNPVHRMELVEVVRGLESAEWAVEQTEGVGRSLGKETIRVNERPGFATSRISAMIGNEAFYMLMEGVSSAEEIDKAIKLGLHFPMGPFELGDLVGWDTRLHVLEYLHQTLGEKFRPCPLLVQYVRAGRLGKKVGRGVYEYDEEGRRIPGSASGR; encoded by the coding sequence GTGCGGGAAGTGAAACGTATCGGTGTCGTGGGCACCGGGGTGATGGGACAAGGCATCGCCTATCAGGCGGCGGTATCGGGGTTTGAGACCTGGATGTACGACGCCCGGCCGGAAGCCCTGGAAAAAGCGCTGGAACAGATTGCGGCTTTGGTGAAACGGCAAAAGGAGAAAGGCTTCCTCCGGGATGAGCCCGGCGATGTGCTCGGGCGACTGCGCACGGCCCGGTCCCTCGGGGAACTGTCAGAATGCGATTTTGTCATCGAGGCGGTGACCGAAGACCTGGCCGTGAAACACAGTGTGTTTCGGGAACTGGACGGAGTCTGTGCGCCGGATGTGGTTTTGGCGACCAACACGTCGGCCAAAAGCATTACCGAGATCGCCGCCGCGGCGGCGATGCCGGAACGGGTGGTGGGCATGCATTTCTTTAACCCCGTTCATCGCATGGAACTGGTGGAGGTGGTGCGGGGGCTGGAGTCGGCCGAGTGGGCGGTGGAGCAGACCGAGGGTGTCGGCCGCAGCCTGGGCAAGGAGACGATCCGGGTGAACGAGCGCCCGGGATTCGCCACCAGCCGGATCAGTGCGATGATTGGCAACGAGGCCTTCTACATGTTGATGGAAGGCGTCAGTTCGGCGGAGGAGATCGACAAGGCCATCAAGTTGGGACTGCATTTTCCCATGGGGCCCTTTGAACTGGGCGACCTGGTGGGATGGGACACGCGCCTTCATGTATTGGAATACCTCCACCAAACCTTGGGGGAAAAATTCCGCCCGTGTCCCCTACTGGTCCAGTATGTCCGGGCCGGCCGGTTGGGAAAAAAGGTCGGCCGGGGGGTTTACGAGTACGATGAGGAAGGGCGCCGGATTCCCGGGTCGGCGTCCGGGCGGTGA
- the pcaF gene encoding 3-oxoadipyl-CoA thiolase, whose product MREAWIVGAVRTPVGRYGGALSSVRPDDLAAVAIRGLVERTGVPAEEIEDVIMGNANQAGEDNRNVARMALLLAGLPVSVAGATVNRLCGSGLEAVNQAGRAIRVGEGDLMIAGGVESMSRAPLVMGKPDKAFPRGDRTVYDTTIGWRFINPKLAAMYPPYSMGETAENVAERYGVSREDQDRFALESQQRAAAAIREGRFKEEMVPVPVETKKGIVWVEQDEHPRPDTTLETLGKLKPAFKERGTVTAGNSSGINDGAAALLLAAPEKARELGLAPMARIVTSAVAGVDPAVMGIGPIPAVRKALKRAGLTIEDIDLIELNEAFAAQAVACMRELNIPREKLNVNGGSIAIGHPLGSTGARLLTTLLYEMNRRKARYGLVTMCIGVGQGIATIVERIEG is encoded by the coding sequence ATGCGAGAAGCGTGGATTGTGGGGGCAGTAAGGACGCCGGTGGGACGGTACGGCGGTGCTCTTTCGTCCGTGCGGCCGGACGACCTGGCGGCGGTGGCCATCCGGGGGTTGGTGGAGCGCACGGGGGTGCCGGCGGAAGAGATCGAAGATGTGATCATGGGTAACGCCAACCAGGCTGGCGAAGATAACCGGAATGTGGCCCGGATGGCGCTGCTGTTGGCCGGCCTGCCGGTCAGCGTGGCCGGCGCGACGGTGAACCGCTTGTGCGGCTCGGGCCTGGAGGCTGTGAATCAGGCGGGGCGGGCGATCCGGGTCGGCGAAGGGGATCTCATGATTGCCGGCGGGGTGGAGAGCATGTCCCGGGCTCCGCTGGTGATGGGCAAGCCGGATAAAGCGTTCCCCCGGGGCGATCGCACCGTTTATGATACCACCATCGGGTGGCGTTTCATTAACCCGAAACTCGCGGCCATGTATCCCCCCTATTCCATGGGGGAGACGGCGGAGAATGTCGCCGAGCGCTACGGGGTTTCCCGGGAAGACCAGGACCGTTTCGCCCTAGAAAGTCAGCAGCGGGCGGCGGCGGCGATCCGGGAGGGGCGTTTTAAAGAAGAGATGGTCCCCGTTCCGGTCGAGACGAAGAAGGGCATCGTATGGGTGGAACAGGATGAGCATCCCCGCCCGGACACGACCCTGGAAACACTCGGAAAGCTGAAGCCGGCCTTTAAAGAAAGGGGTACTGTGACGGCGGGGAATTCTTCTGGAATCAACGACGGTGCGGCTGCCCTGCTCCTGGCGGCACCGGAGAAGGCCCGGGAGTTGGGACTCGCCCCCATGGCCCGGATCGTGACCTCCGCGGTGGCCGGGGTGGACCCCGCGGTGATGGGCATCGGGCCGATTCCAGCCGTGCGCAAAGCCTTGAAGCGGGCCGGACTCACGATCGAGGACATCGACCTCATAGAGTTGAACGAAGCTTTCGCCGCCCAGGCGGTGGCCTGTATGCGGGAATTGAACATCCCCCGGGAGAAGCTCAATGTCAACGGCGGGTCGATCGCCATCGGCCATCCCCTTGGCAGCACCGGGGCCCGGCTTCTCACCACCTTGTTATACGAGATGAATCGCCGAAAAGCCCGGTACGGCCTGGTGACCATGTGCATCGGGGTAGGACAGGGCATCGCCACCATCGTGGAACGGATCGAAGGTTGA
- a CDS encoding thioesterase family protein, with protein MKPGLKVGHRETMSIVVAPDMCPAFGGVQVHSTLSTVSMIYYMEWVGRRVILPFLEEGEEGVGAAISVEHRAPAPVGKEVTFTAEAVEVTPRRVVCRVWAEHDKGIVGEGMFHQAILPRQKILDRIARME; from the coding sequence GTGAAGCCAGGCTTGAAAGTGGGCCACAGGGAGACGATGTCCATTGTGGTGGCTCCCGACATGTGTCCGGCCTTTGGCGGAGTGCAAGTCCATTCCACATTGTCCACCGTTTCCATGATCTACTACATGGAGTGGGTGGGCAGGCGGGTCATCCTTCCCTTTCTCGAAGAAGGGGAGGAGGGAGTGGGAGCGGCAATCAGTGTGGAACACCGCGCCCCCGCCCCGGTGGGGAAAGAGGTGACTTTTACGGCGGAGGCCGTGGAGGTGACGCCCAGGCGGGTCGTGTGCCGGGTGTGGGCCGAGCACGACAAGGGCATCGTTGGAGAAGGAATGTTTCACCAGGCGATTCTGCCCCGACAGAAGATCCTGGATCGTATTGCCAGAATGGAGTGA
- a CDS encoding aldehyde dehydrogenase family protein produces MLKEQYLMLIDGQHVEGSTGEWMDTYNPATGEVLAKVAKGTREDVDRAVKTARRALEEGKWSKWTAARRAQVLNRIAGIMRERFDELCRIEVLNSGKTLSAAKGQVMQAIEDFELYAAAAMMLDGRTKPVPRGFFHYTVKEPVGVCAQIVPWNYPLMMAAWKLAPALAAGCTVVLKPASLTPITALILGDICQEAGVPEGVVNIVVGSGSDVGAYLVEHPGVDKVAFTGETGTGKDIMARASETLKRVTLELGGKSPNVIFEDADLDAAVDGSLFGIYYNTGQSCEARSRLFVHESIYEEFLDRFVQKASKLKIGDPLDPNTHIGAIISENQEKVIDSYVKLGVQEGARVALGGRRPEGQEFSKGHWYLPTLLADVDNRTRVAQEEIFGPVLVATKFRDEAEAVRLANDTRYGLAASLWTRDFARAHRVAGRLKAGVVLINNPFSAFPGLPFGGYKQSGFGRELAAESLELYTETKSVLAYVGEKPLNPFGV; encoded by the coding sequence ATGTTGAAGGAACAGTACTTGATGCTCATCGACGGACAGCACGTGGAAGGATCGACCGGCGAGTGGATGGACACCTATAACCCGGCCACCGGCGAGGTGCTGGCCAAAGTGGCCAAGGGGACCCGGGAGGACGTGGATCGGGCCGTGAAAACGGCGCGGCGGGCGCTGGAGGAAGGAAAATGGTCCAAATGGACGGCGGCCCGGCGAGCCCAGGTGCTGAACCGGATCGCCGGGATTATGCGCGAACGGTTTGACGAGTTGTGCCGGATCGAGGTCCTGAACAGCGGCAAGACCTTGTCCGCGGCCAAGGGCCAGGTCATGCAAGCCATTGAGGATTTTGAGTTGTATGCCGCGGCGGCGATGATGCTGGATGGGCGAACGAAACCTGTACCTCGGGGATTTTTCCACTATACGGTGAAAGAGCCGGTGGGGGTGTGCGCCCAGATCGTGCCCTGGAATTATCCTCTCATGATGGCCGCATGGAAATTGGCCCCGGCCCTGGCCGCAGGGTGCACCGTGGTTCTCAAGCCCGCCAGCCTGACGCCGATAACCGCCTTGATCCTAGGGGATATCTGCCAGGAGGCAGGGGTGCCCGAGGGTGTCGTCAACATCGTGGTGGGGAGCGGATCGGATGTTGGGGCCTATCTGGTGGAGCACCCCGGGGTGGACAAGGTTGCCTTCACTGGGGAGACGGGGACGGGGAAAGACATCATGGCCCGGGCGTCGGAGACGCTGAAGCGGGTGACCTTGGAGCTTGGCGGCAAGTCCCCGAATGTGATCTTTGAGGACGCGGATCTGGATGCGGCGGTGGACGGCTCTTTGTTTGGGATTTATTACAATACCGGGCAGTCCTGCGAGGCCCGGTCGCGGCTGTTCGTCCACGAATCGATCTATGAGGAATTCCTGGATCGGTTTGTGCAGAAGGCGAGCAAACTGAAGATCGGCGATCCCCTGGATCCGAACACCCACATCGGGGCCATCATCTCGGAAAATCAGGAGAAAGTGATCGATTCCTACGTCAAGCTGGGAGTTCAGGAAGGTGCCCGGGTGGCGCTGGGAGGCCGCCGGCCGGAGGGCCAGGAGTTTTCAAAAGGCCACTGGTATCTCCCGACTTTGCTCGCAGATGTGGACAACAGAACCCGGGTGGCCCAGGAAGAGATTTTTGGGCCGGTTTTGGTGGCCACCAAGTTCAGGGACGAGGCGGAAGCCGTTCGCCTCGCCAACGATACCCGATACGGCCTCGCCGCCTCTCTGTGGACCCGGGATTTTGCCAGGGCCCATCGGGTGGCCGGCAGGCTCAAAGCCGGAGTGGTGCTCATCAACAACCCGTTCTCGGCATTTCCGGGACTTCCTTTCGGCGGGTACAAGCAATCGGGATTCGGCCGGGAGCTGGCGGCGGAGTCCCTGGAGTTGTACACCGAGACGAAAAGTGTGCTCGCTTATGTCGGAGAGAAGCCCCTCAATCCCTTTGGGGTCTGA
- a CDS encoding PaaI family thioesterase: MSGVSKELEARFRSDPFSSWLGFHLDEVGPGFARVRAEVRPEVFNFAGAPHGGFLFSLADAAFAAASNSYNQLAVATSVSMQFYRAAELGDTLVAEARENHLTRRAGYYEMTVTTAEGVLVAKCLGVVHRRNRPLVEESPSEPGGVGDGGHPGVR, from the coding sequence ATGTCAGGGGTTTCAAAGGAATTGGAAGCGCGGTTTCGGAGCGATCCTTTTTCCTCATGGCTCGGTTTTCATTTGGATGAAGTCGGGCCGGGGTTCGCCCGGGTGCGGGCAGAAGTGCGGCCGGAGGTATTTAATTTTGCCGGGGCACCCCACGGTGGGTTCTTGTTCAGTCTGGCGGACGCCGCCTTTGCCGCGGCGAGCAACAGTTATAATCAACTGGCCGTAGCGACCAGCGTTTCGATGCAATTTTACCGCGCAGCCGAGCTGGGGGACACGCTGGTGGCCGAAGCCCGGGAGAATCACCTCACCCGTCGGGCGGGTTATTACGAGATGACGGTGACGACGGCCGAAGGGGTATTGGTGGCGAAATGTCTCGGCGTGGTGCATCGCCGGAATCGGCCATTGGTGGAAGAGTCGCCGTCCGAGCCAGGGGGCGTGGGGGACGGCGGCCACCCGGGGGTCCGTTGA